The genomic DNA TGGCGGGAACTGCTTTGCTGGTGGCCCACGGGCTGGCCTGGCTGAATCTTGAACCGCGCATTCTGCGTGCCTTGCAGGGCGGGGCGATCTGCGCGCTCGGCACGGCGTTGGGCGCGGTGCCAGTGCTGGTGATTCGCCGGATGCCGGTGGCGTTGAGCGATACCTTGTTGGGCTTTGGCGCCGGCGTGATGCTTGCGGCGACGGCTTTTTCGTTGATTGTGCCGGGTATTGCAGCCGCTGAAAGCCTGGGGCTCTCGCCATGGGGAGCCAGCGGGCTGATCAGCTTCGGCATTATGCTTGGGGCTTTCGGCTTGTATCTGGTTGATCGCAAGGTCTCGGGCGCCAGCCCGGAAATGCTGGTGGGCACGCCGGATAAACCGGTGATCCCGCCGCGTATTTGGCTATTCGTGTTTGCCATCATTGCCCACAACATCCCGGAAGGTATGGCGGTGGGTGTTTCCGCCGGTGGCGGAATGCCGGATGCCGATAGCCTGGCCATGGGCATTGCCTTGCAGGACGTGCCGGAAGGCTTGGTGATCGCGTTGGTATTGGCGGGGGCCGGAATGTCGAGGGTCAAGGCGTTCTTGATTGGCGCCGCTTCAGGCTTGGTCGAGCCGGTGTTCGCCGTGCTCTGTGCCTGGTTGGTGAGCCTGGCTGAAGTGTTGCTGCCTTTGGGCCTGGCGCTTGCCGCCGGCGCGATGCTGTTGGTGGTCACCCACGAGGTGATTCCCGAATCGCGCCGCAATGGCCACGAAAAACTTGCCAGCCTGGGGCTGTGCATCGGGTTCTGTTTAATGATGGTGATGGATACTGCGTTGGGGTGAAGCCATTGCGGCTTCACCTGCCCTCAAGAGTGAGTTCATTCACCCTCATCAAAGAAATTATTGATCAGCGCCACCAGTGCGGCCATGGCTTCATCTTCCTGCTCGCCTTCCGTCTTCAAGTGAATCTTGGTGCCTTTACCCGCGGCCAGCATCATCATGGCCATGATGCTTTTGCCATCGACCATGGATTCCGGGGTGCGCCCGGCGCGTATCTGGCAAGGGAACTGGCCGGCAACGCCGACGAACTTGGCGGAAGCTCGGGCGTGCAGGCCCAGCTTGTTGATGATTTCAATTTCCAGAGCGGGCATCGCGGGGGTGTTCCTTTCAGCTAAAGGTCGCGGTGGCGGACCTGGACGTTCTTGAGGGTTTGTTGCAGCACCTGGCCCAGGCGTTCAGTCAGGTAAACGGAACGGTGATGGCCCCCGGTGCAGCCAATGGCAATGGTGACATAAGCCCGATTGCTCGCGGCGAAACGCGGCAGCCATTTAAGCAAATAACTGGAGATGTCCTGAAACATTTCCTCTACATCCGGCTGTGCCGCCAGGTAATCGGCCACCGGCTGGTCCAGCCCGGACTGTTCACGCAGCTCCGGTTTCCAGTACGGATTCGGCAGGCAACGCACGTCGAACACCAGGTCCGCATCCACCGGCATGCCACGCTTGAAG from Pseudomonas tolaasii NCPPB 2192 includes the following:
- a CDS encoding ZIP family metal transporter, yielding MGTETLAISSGRMFRYAFGSLLLLAGTALLVAHGLAWLNLEPRILRALQGGAICALGTALGAVPVLVIRRMPVALSDTLLGFGAGVMLAATAFSLIVPGIAAAESLGLSPWGASGLISFGIMLGAFGLYLVDRKVSGASPEMLVGTPDKPVIPPRIWLFVFAIIAHNIPEGMAVGVSAGGGMPDADSLAMGIALQDVPEGLVIALVLAGAGMSRVKAFLIGAASGLVEPVFAVLCAWLVSLAEVLLPLGLALAAGAMLLVVTHEVIPESRRNGHEKLASLGLCIGFCLMMVMDTALG
- a CDS encoding HPr family phosphocarrier protein, coding for MPALEIEIINKLGLHARASAKFVGVAGQFPCQIRAGRTPESMVDGKSIMAMMMLAAGKGTKIHLKTEGEQEDEAMAALVALINNFFDEGE